One stretch of Brachyhypopomus gauderio isolate BG-103 chromosome 10, BGAUD_0.2, whole genome shotgun sequence DNA includes these proteins:
- the LOC143524942 gene encoding leucine-rich repeats and immunoglobulin-like domains protein 1 yields the protein MPFFLSMLFLWTIDGKGIAGCKESRVKGQLHSSVELQGLLINSQDVETVSWTKYINESTKNLLYSLNMTYNSTRMGNRPNIYFNKENMSITLGNLTANDDATYEMETLFKNSTIIRCNITLTVLLPPVALRIAVSFTNSTLSLTCEVKGAFLLLRWKQNGLLMSTDQRLSFSVNNTSMQVSNLTSADCGVYTCQVSNEIGLTEAHVNIAGEHTTVCQSNGKLFKILLPTGGTLIAILLLCIVIICVFKYGPYRRNTSDRRTEHVYENPQGHLQDGAATSVMNPLPYVYTDFIKLRSFQQFAATGRQTEDSDYSTIAEEG from the exons ATGCCATTTTTTCTTTCAATGCTGTTTCTGTGGACAATTGATG GTAAAGGGATTGCTGGGTGTAAGGAATCTAGAGTGAAGGGACAGTTACACAGTTCAGTGGAACTCCAAGGACTCCTGATAAATAGTCAAGATGTGGAGACTGTGTCGTGgactaaatatataaatgaaagtACCAAAAATCTGTTATACTCTCTCAACATGACATACAATAGTACACGCATGGGCAACAGaccaaatatttattttaataaggaAAACATGAGTATTACTTTGGGCAATTTGACAGCAAATGATGATGCCACTTATgagatggaaacattatttaaaaattctaCAATTATACGGTGTAACATCACATTAACTGTGTTAC TTCCTCCTGTTGCTTTAAGGATAGCTGTCTCCTTTACCAACTCCACACTGAGTCTGACATGTGAGGTGAAGGGGGCGTTTCTGCTACTGCGCTGGAAGCAGAACGGGCTGCTCATGTCCACGGACCAGAGACTCTCCTTCAGTGTGAATAACACGAGCATGCAGGTGTCAAACCTCACCAGTGCAGACTGTGGTGTGTACACCTGCCAGGTGTCAAATGAAATAGGACTAACTGAGGCACATGTGAATATCGCTG GTGAACACACTACAGTTTGTCAGAGTAACGGGAAGCTGTTTAAGATTCTACTTCCTACTGGAGGCACACTCATCGCCATCCTGCTTCTGTGTATCGTTATAATCTGTGTCTTCAAATATG GTCCATACAGAAGAAACACATCTGACAGAAGAACAG AACATGTGTATGAGAATCCACAGGGGCACCTTCAG GACGGAGCTGCTACATCAGTCATGAACCCTTTGCCATATGTCTACACAGACTTCATAAAGCTGAGAAGTTTCCAGCAGTTTGCTGCTACAGGCAGACAGACTGAAGACTCAGACTACTCCACCATTGCTGAAGAAGGTTGA